A part of Notolabrus celidotus isolate fNotCel1 chromosome 21, fNotCel1.pri, whole genome shotgun sequence genomic DNA contains:
- the lyrm5a gene encoding LYR motif-containing protein 5A isoform X3 — protein MRLYVASGRNIRCIGLLVPVMANPFRGEVIKLYKTLLYLGREYPKGAAYFRERLKSAFMKNKDEADPQKIKKLVDRGDFVIKELEALYFLRKYRAMKKRYYDPEE, from the exons AGGTGTATAGGACTCCTCGTTCCTGTCATGGCCAACCCTTTCAGGGGTGAGGTTATAAAACTATACAAAACA CTGCTGTATCTTGGCCGTGAGTACCCCAAGGGAGCAGCTTACTTCAGAGAGCGCCTGAAGTCAGCCTTCATGAAGAACAAGGACGAGGCAGATCCCCAAAAGATTAAAAAGTTGGTGGATCGTGGAGATTTTGTCATCAAGGAACTCGAGGCCCTTTATTTCCTCAGAAAATATCGAGCAATGAAGAAAAGGTATTATGACCCAgaagaataa
- the lyrm5a gene encoding LYR motif-containing protein 5A isoform X4 has product MQIHERCIGLLVPVMANPFRGEVIKLYKTLLYLGREYPKGAAYFRERLKSAFMKNKDEADPQKIKKLVDRGDFVIKELEALYFLRKYRAMKKRYYDPEE; this is encoded by the exons AGGTGTATAGGACTCCTCGTTCCTGTCATGGCCAACCCTTTCAGGGGTGAGGTTATAAAACTATACAAAACA CTGCTGTATCTTGGCCGTGAGTACCCCAAGGGAGCAGCTTACTTCAGAGAGCGCCTGAAGTCAGCCTTCATGAAGAACAAGGACGAGGCAGATCCCCAAAAGATTAAAAAGTTGGTGGATCGTGGAGATTTTGTCATCAAGGAACTCGAGGCCCTTTATTTCCTCAGAAAATATCGAGCAATGAAGAAAAGGTATTATGACCCAgaagaataa
- the lyrm5a gene encoding LYR motif-containing protein 5A isoform X1: protein MANPFRGEVIKLYKTLLYLGREYPKGAAYFRERLKSAFMKNKDEADPQKIKKLVDRGDFVIKELEALYFLRKYRAMKKRYYDPEE from the exons ATGGCCAACCCTTTCAGGGGTGAGGTTATAAAACTATACAAAACA CTGCTGTATCTTGGCCGTGAGTACCCCAAGGGAGCAGCTTACTTCAGAGAGCGCCTGAAGTCAGCCTTCATGAAGAACAAGGACGAGGCAGATCCCCAAAAGATTAAAAAGTTGGTGGATCGTGGAGATTTTGTCATCAAGGAACTCGAGGCCCTTTATTTCCTCAGAAAATATCGAGCAATGAAGAAAAGGTATTATGACCCAgaagaataa